From the genome of Aliarcobacter lanthieri:
TGCAAGTTCATAGGAAATATATGCAAGAGTTTGGAATTACTAAAGAGGAAGTAGAAAATGTAAAAGCTTCTTTATTTAATAGAGCTTATACTGCAAATATGTTAGCAGTAGCACAAAAAGGTGACTTAGTAGAAACTTTAGCTACAGTATTTCCTTGTGCATGGACATATAGTGATTATGGAAAGAGATTAAAAAAACAATATAAAGATATTTTAGAAAACAACTTTTATAAATCTTGGATAGATATGTATTCTGGAGAAGCTTTTGAACAATCATTTGAGTGGTTTTTTGATGCAGTTGATAAATTAGTTGAAAATAAATCACAAGAAGAGAAGGAAAAAATTGAAGATATTTTTATCTCTAGTGTTGAGTTTGAATATATGTTTTGGGATATGGCATATAAAAAAGAGATGTCATATAACCTTAGTAAATGAGGCATAAAAAAAGGAGTGATAAAAACCACTCCTTCGGGGAAAATAAAGAAAAATACCAATTATCTTTTTGAGAATTGAGAAGATTTTCTTGCTTTTTTCTTTCCGTATTTTTTTCTTTCAACACTTCTAGCATCTCTAGTTAATAAACCATGAGGTTTTAAAATAGTTCTAAATTGCTCATCAAAAGCAACTAAAGCTCTTGAAATTCCGTGTCTTGCAGCGTCTGCTTGAGCAGAGTATCCACCACCTAATGTTTTAACAATAACATTTACTGATGCTTCTTGTTTTGCTACTTGTAATGGTTGTAAAACTCTTTTTTTGATAGACTCATGACCACCTAACCAAGCGTCTAGAGTTTGTCCATTAACTGTTAATTGTCCATTTCCTGACTCTAACCATACTTTTGCTATTGCAGTTTTTCTTCTTCCAGTTGCATATACTTTTGCCATTACTATTATCCTTTAATTTGAGCAGTATGAGGGTGTTCACTTCCTGCATATACTTTTAATTTTTTTAACATAGCTTTACCAAGAGTAGTTTTTGGAAGCATACCTCTAGTAGCTAATTTATACAGTTTTTCAGGGTTTTTTTCAATCATATCTGACATTTTGTGAGTTTTTGTACTTCCAAAATAACCTGAGTGTGTATAGTAGTTTTTCTCTTCTAATTTAGCACCAGTAAATTTAGCTTTACTTGCATTGATGATTATTACATAATCTCCACAATCAACGTTTGGTGTAAAACAAGGTTTATTTTTTCCTCTTAATATTGTAGCAACTTCAGTAATAACTCTTCCGAATACTTTACCTTCTGCATCTACTACAACCCAAGATCTTTCGATTTCGTTGGCTTTAGCCATTTGAGTAAATTTCATTTATTAACTCCCTTTCTTTAATGAGTTGGAATAATATTTAACTATTCCTTTTATATAGCTTAAATTAAGTAAGTTTTAATGATAAATTATAAATTTTGATCCAATATCTGATTGAGATTCTATTTCCAGTTTAAAATTATGTAATTTTATAATAGATTGAACGATAAACAACCCTAATCCTAAAGAGTTATTCCATTCATTGTTTGAAACTCTATAAAATTTCTTTTTAATTTTTTCTAAGTCTTCTTTGCTTATACCAATACCTTTATCAATTATTGCAATATAATTTTCTGAAATCTCAACTAAGATATCTTCATTAGAGTATTTTAAAGCATTTTCTATTAAGTTTGATATTGCTATAGAAAATAATGTTTCATCAACTTTTAAAGAAATATCATTACCAATTACTTTTATTTCTCTGTCTTTATACTTAACTTTTAAATCACTTATACAATTTTCTAAAATCTTTTTTATAGAGTTTGAAGTTAAAACAAGTTCTTGTTTTTGTTCTTGTAATTTTAAAGTAAGTCTTAATTTATCTATAATTTGAGACATTTTATTTGAGTTTGAGAAAATCTTATTTAAAAATTTTAGTTTCATATCTTTTGGCATATCTTTATCATTCATTAAAGTTTGACTATATCCAGAAATAATTGCAATTGGATTTTTAAACTCATGTGAAATAGCAGAAATAATATCATCTTTTTGTCTATTTGCAATAGTTAGTTTTGCTGTATGTTTAGCTTTTGCCTTCTCTTTTTTATATAGTTTTATAGCTACTTTATTTAGAAGTTTTGCAATCTTATAAAATTCAAAAGTATAGTTTGATCTTAAAAAAATAGGTTTTCTTTTTTTTGATAATTCTTTTAAGAAGTTTAGGATTAAATCTGTTTCTTTTTTTATTTTAATACTTATAAAATATGTGGATAAAAATGCAATAAAAAGAAATATAGTTATATAAGCAAAGATTTCTAAAGTTAATTTCATAAAATTATCAGTAATTTTATGAGTATAATCAGCCATTCTTATATAAAATATTTTATCATTTATTGTAGTTGTTTTCGCGACATACAAAAGTTCTTTATCTAAAGTTTCAGATTTTCTAGTATCCCTTCCAATTCCTATATTTTTTGCTTCTATTATCTCTGTTCTAGTTATATGATTATTTATTCCATCTAAATTCTTATGACTTTCTGCAATAACATAACCATCTTCATCAATTAAAGATATTCTTAAACTTAGTTTTTCACTTAAATCTTTTACTATATTTCTTATAGTATCAATATTTTGTGAGTTTTCTATTACAACAATTAAGGTATCAATATTCTGGATAAGATTTTTTTCTATTTGATTTAAATATAAAGTTCTTGCCCAAAAATATGTAAGTAACGTTACAGTTATTAAGATAGCTACAAATATTGTAAGGTATGTTCGTAAGAATAGTTGATGAATTTTTAGCAAAATATATAACCTTCACCTCTAACAGATTTTATATATTTTTTTTCACTTTTTGGATCAATTTTTGTTTTTAATCGTTTGATAGCAACATTTACAGTTTTTTCTTTTTTATCTAACGAGTCTTCCCAAACTTTTTCTAATAAATACTCTCTTGAAAGTAGAATATCTTTATTCTTTATAAACTCTAATAACAAATTTGATTCAAGTTGAGTTAGTTCTATCTCTTTATTATTTATATAAAACTGTTTGTTAGCAAAATTGTATAAAATATCTCTTACTTTTAAAACTTCTATCTCTTTTGAAGTTCTTTTTAATACAGCTTTTACTCTTGCACAAAGTTCTTTTAGATTAAAAGGTTTTGTAATATAATCATCTGCATAAGAATTGAAACCATCAATAATATCTTCATCTTTGTCTTTTGCAGTTACATAAATAACTGGTGTAGAGTAACCATCTTTTTTTATATTATTTATAAAGCTAGTTCCTTCTATTCCACTTAGATTTCTATCCATTAATATTAAATCAATAGTTTCTTCTTCTAAAACTTTTTTTACATTATCATTTATAGATAAAAAACCTATTGTTTCATATCCTTCTTTTTGTAATGTATATTCAAGAAGTTCTAACATATCTTCTTCATCTTCTATTATCAAAATTAGTTTACTGTTCATTGTATCTCATCTGTTTTTTTTTCATTTAATGGAGAGAATTTGATAGCTAATATTCTAAAAATAAAGAATATAAATATAACTAAAAGTAAAAAAACAATATCAAAATACTCTCGATTCTTATTTGTAGCTAGAATTATAACTTCTCTTATTAAAAAAATGATAAAAATATCAATTACATATCTAAGTCTTAAAGTTTCTTTTTTGATAAAGTCGGAAATCATCTTTACAACTTCCATAATCACAATAAATTCTAACATTAAAATTATTGCTTTATAGAAGTCGTGTCCTGCAACAAGTATCGTAAAAAAGATAATTGTTGCAACTAAAACTTCAAAATTGGAGCTAAAATATTTTGAGATCTTTTTGATGGCTTTTTTAAAATGTCTAATATAAAAAATTTCAGAATTATGACTGTTCAATATCTCCACCAACTTGTGCAAATTGTAGCAATCTTGCAATAGATACTGCTCTATCAGCTATTTTTTCTAATCTTCTTAAACTACTTAAAATATCAAAATACTCTTTTGATAAATCAAGTTTTTTTGAGATAAGTTTTAAAATATTTTTTTCTATCATAAGATATAAATCATCTGTTTTACTCTCTTCAACAACAACTCTATGATATTTCTCTTCTATTTGTTTTTCATCTTTCTCATCTATAATAGAAGTTGCAGTTTGCAAAGATAATAAAGCGGATTTTAATAGAGGAATAGTGTACTCTAATATAATATTTGTATCTAAATCACTTGAGTATGATTTTTTAAACATTTTTGCAAAATCTTTTGTATTTGCAGCAGTTCTTGCTAACTCATTTGTGATTTTTAAAAAAGATACTAATCTTCTTAAATCTTTTGCTTCAGGTGTATATAAAGCCATTGTTCCAACAATAATATTGTCTATTTCATTTGATTTTATAAGAGTTTTTTTCTCACTAATTTCTACATTACTTAAATCTTCAATTTTTCTATCATTCAATGCTTTTAAACAAACCTCTAAAGCCTCAATTACAGAAAATCCTATCTGTTTTACTTCTTCTTTTACTGTTGCTAGTTTTATTTCATATGGTTTTAACATTATCCAAATCTCCCTGTTATATAATCTTCTGTTTTTTTATTGTGTGGATTAACAAAAATAGTTTCTGTTATATCGTATTCTATTAATTTTCCTAAATGGAAAAATGCCGTATAATCAGCAACACGTGCCGCTTGTTGCATATTGTGAGTTACTGTAATGATTGTATAATCTTGTTTTAATTCAAGCATTAAAGCTTCAATTTTTTCTGTTGAAATAGGGTCTAATGCACTTGTTGGTTCGTCCATTAGAATAATTTCTGGCTTGATAGCAATTGTTCTTGCTATACAAAGTCTTTGTTGCTGACCACCTGAAAGTGAAGTTCCTGGTTGTTGTAATTTATCTTTTACTTCATTCCAAAGTCCAGATTTTATTAAAGAAGTTTCAACTAATGCATCACACTCTTTTCCTTTTTTTACAAGTCCATGTTTTAATGGTGCATAAGCAACATTATCATAAATTGATTTTGGAAAAGGATTTGGTTGTTGAAAAACCATTCCAACTCTTTTTCTAACACTTACTTCATCTACATCTTTATCATAAATATTTTTTTTATCTATAATAATTTGTCCATCTATCTTAACTATTGGAATTAAGTCATTCATTCTGTTTATACATCTTAAAAATGTTGATTTACCACAACCAGAAGGTCCTATTAAAGCTGTAATTTTATTTTCATATAAATCTACATTTATATCAAATAAAGCTTGATTTGAACCATAAAATAGATTTAAATCTTTTACATCTATTTTTGATTTTATTTGTGTACTCATATTTTTCCTTTTACCATTTTACTTCTAGTTTTTTTCTCAAATAAATTGCAATTGCATTTAATGAGATTAATATTGTTAATAACACCAAAATACCTGCTGCAGTTTTTTCTATATACATACCCTCTGGCATTCCAGCCCAAGTAAATAGTTGTGCTGGCATAACTGTTGCAGCTTGTGTAACCATAGATGGAGCATCTGGAATAAATGCAATCATTCCTATAATAATAAGTGGAGCAGTTTCTCCCATAGCTTGTGCTAAACCTATAATTGAACCAGTTAATATCCCTGGAAAGGCTAATGGTAATACATGGTCTCGCGTTACTTGAATTTTATTTAATCCTAAACCATATCCAGCTTGTCTAATACTATCTGGAACTGCTCTTAATGCTGCCCTTGAACTAACAATTATAATTGGTAAAGTCATAAGAGCTAAAGTTAATCCTCCTACAAGTGGAGAACTTCTTGGCATTCCAAAAAGATTTATAAATATAGCAAGACCTAAAAGTCCAAATAAAATAGATGGAATTGCTGCAAGGTTATTGATGTTTATCTCTATAAATCTTGTAAATTTATTATCTCCAGCAAACTCTTCAAGATATATTGCAGTCATAACACCTATTGGAAATGCCACTAGCATTGTTATAATTAATGTTAAGATAGAACCAACAACTGATGAGAAAATACCAGCATATTCAGGAATTTTTGAATCCCCATTTAAAAAGAATAAAGAGTTAAATCTTTTTTCTATTAGTCCTTTTGCATAAAGTTCATCAACAATCGCTATATCTTTATCTTTCAAATTATGGTTGTGATTTTTGATATATTGGTCAACTTGGTGGTTTGTTAAAATCCAAAGATTTTGAGTTGTATCTTTATATTGTGGATTTTTTTCCAATAATTTTGGTAAATCTCTTAAAGCTGCTCTAGAAACTATAGTTCTAAATTCACTTGGAACTGCTAATCTTGTATCATCTAATGTTTGTTCATTGAAAGTTACATCAACTTTTACAAAAGCTATATTAAATGCTGGAAGTCCTTTATTTATCATATCAAAAAGGAAAAATGCCAAAAATGCTACGGAAAATATTAAAGAAGTTATAGTAAACTTTTTGAATCTTCTTGCACTTGCATGTCTTCTTCTTAAAGTTGGGTCATAAAATGGATTGTTCTGTTTATTTTTCTTATTTCTTTTTATCATAATGTATTCACTTTATATTTTTCTTTAAATTTTCTTATCAATGACAATGAAATCATATTTAAAATCAAAGTTACGATAAATAGCACCAAACCTAAAGCAAAGGCTGAAAGTGTTTCTGGTGAGTTAAACTCAAAATCTCCAACTAAAGAGTTAACAATTGTAACGGTAACAGTTGTCATGTCTTCAAGTGGATTGATAGATAAATTTGGTCTAAGACCTGCTGCCATAACAACAATCATTGTTTCTCCTAAAGCTCTTGATAAAGCTAAAAGACATGCAGAAATAATCCCTGGCATAGCTGATGGCAAAACTATATTTTTGATAGTTTCTCCATGTGTCATACCTAAACCAAATGCTGCTTTTCTTTGACTATCTGGAACAGCTCGGATAACATCATCAGAAAGTGATGAAACTAAAGGAATTATCATAATACCCATAACTACTCCTGAAGCTAATGCACTATTAAATGTCGCATCAAGTCCAAAAAAGTTTGCTGCTTTTACAACAAATGGAGCTACTGTAATAGCTGCAAAGAAACCATAAACTACTGTTGGAATTCCTGCAAGAACTTCCAAAATAGGTTTTAAATAATCTCTTAATCTAGGACTTGCATATTCACTCATATAAATAGCACTCCCAAGTCCAATAGGGATAGCAACTAGCAATGCTATAATTGTAATTACAAATGTTCCTGCAAAAATAGGTAATGCACCGAATTTACTATTGGCAGTTCCTGGAGTCCATTCTGTTCCAGTTAAAAAGTACCAAAAGCTTCTTAATTTAAAGAACTCTACTGCTTCAAACAAAATTGAAAATAAAATCCCAAAAGTTGTTAAAATAGAGATAGCAGCTGCAAAAATCAAAGCAGATTTTATAAGCTTTTCATTTAGTTCTCTTCGTTTTTTTTGTGATTGAAAACTACTCAACAAAATACGCCTTTGTATTGAATTTATGGAATTCTAAAAAAGATTTATTACATTTGAGTTACATTTACAAAATTTTATAAATTGGTTCTTTTGAGTTTTTTGACTCTTTTTTGACTAAATTTAAAGTATTATCAAAATTTGATATGTTAGATTGTGAATTTATTTCTACAATAGCACTTGAAACCGATAATAAATTAAATTTTCTTGTTGTTCCAAATCTATCTTTCCCAATTATAAAATTATTCTTTTTATCTTCCTTTGAATATAGATTTTTTACACTATTTTTAAATTCATCTTGAATATCAAAAGTTAATTTAAAAACATCATCAAAATTAAGATTTGTTAATCCTATAAAAAAATCATCTCCTCCAATATGAGCTATAAAACTATTTTTAGGGTATCTTTTTTGTAAAAGTTCAGAGAATATAAGTATTGCTCTATCTCCTTGTCTAAAACCATAGATATCGTTAAAAGG
Proteins encoded in this window:
- the tenA gene encoding thiaminase II, with the protein product MSFSRNLKNKAKKVWEDGYNHPFVQELGKGTLDKEKFKFYLLQDYVYLLEYSKVFAAAMIKSEDEEMLARLSSILHSTLVDEMQVHRKYMQEFGITKEEVENVKASLFNRAYTANMLAVAQKGDLVETLATVFPCAWTYSDYGKRLKKQYKDILENNFYKSWIDMYSGEAFEQSFEWFFDAVDKLVENKSQEEKEKIEDIFISSVEFEYMFWDMAYKKEMSYNLSK
- the rpsI gene encoding 30S ribosomal protein S9; the protein is MAKVYATGRRKTAIAKVWLESGNGQLTVNGQTLDAWLGGHESIKKRVLQPLQVAKQEASVNVIVKTLGGGYSAQADAARHGISRALVAFDEQFRTILKPHGLLTRDARSVERKKYGKKKARKSSQFSKR
- the rplM gene encoding 50S ribosomal protein L13 — encoded protein: MKFTQMAKANEIERSWVVVDAEGKVFGRVITEVATILRGKNKPCFTPNVDCGDYVIIINASKAKFTGAKLEEKNYYTHSGYFGSTKTHKMSDMIEKNPEKLYKLATRGMLPKTTLGKAMLKKLKVYAGSEHPHTAQIKG
- a CDS encoding sensor histidine kinase — translated: MLKIHQLFLRTYLTIFVAILITVTLLTYFWARTLYLNQIEKNLIQNIDTLIVVIENSQNIDTIRNIVKDLSEKLSLRISLIDEDGYVIAESHKNLDGINNHITRTEIIEAKNIGIGRDTRKSETLDKELLYVAKTTTINDKIFYIRMADYTHKITDNFMKLTLEIFAYITIFLFIAFLSTYFISIKIKKETDLILNFLKELSKKRKPIFLRSNYTFEFYKIAKLLNKVAIKLYKKEKAKAKHTAKLTIANRQKDDIISAISHEFKNPIAIISGYSQTLMNDKDMPKDMKLKFLNKIFSNSNKMSQIIDKLRLTLKLQEQKQELVLTSNSIKKILENCISDLKVKYKDREIKVIGNDISLKVDETLFSIAISNLIENALKYSNEDILVEISENYIAIIDKGIGISKEDLEKIKKKFYRVSNNEWNNSLGLGLFIVQSIIKLHNFKLEIESQSDIGSKFIIYH
- a CDS encoding response regulator transcription factor; protein product: MNSKLILIIEDEEDMLELLEYTLQKEGYETIGFLSINDNVKKVLEEETIDLILMDRNLSGIEGTSFINNIKKDGYSTPVIYVTAKDKDEDIIDGFNSYADDYITKPFNLKELCARVKAVLKRTSKEIEVLKVRDILYNFANKQFYINNKEIELTQLESNLLLEFIKNKDILLSREYLLEKVWEDSLDKKEKTVNVAIKRLKTKIDPKSEKKYIKSVRGEGYIFC
- a CDS encoding phosphate-starvation-inducible PsiE family protein, producing MNSHNSEIFYIRHFKKAIKKISKYFSSNFEVLVATIIFFTILVAGHDFYKAIILMLEFIVIMEVVKMISDFIKKETLRLRYVIDIFIIFLIREVIILATNKNREYFDIVFLLLVIFIFFIFRILAIKFSPLNEKKTDEIQ
- a CDS encoding phosphate signaling complex PhoU family protein translates to MLKPYEIKLATVKEEVKQIGFSVIEALEVCLKALNDRKIEDLSNVEISEKKTLIKSNEIDNIIVGTMALYTPEAKDLRRLVSFLKITNELARTAANTKDFAKMFKKSYSSDLDTNIILEYTIPLLKSALLSLQTATSIIDEKDEKQIEEKYHRVVVEESKTDDLYLMIEKNILKLISKKLDLSKEYFDILSSLRRLEKIADRAVSIARLLQFAQVGGDIEQS
- the pstB gene encoding phosphate ABC transporter ATP-binding protein PstB translates to MSTQIKSKIDVKDLNLFYGSNQALFDINVDLYENKITALIGPSGCGKSTFLRCINRMNDLIPIVKIDGQIIIDKKNIYDKDVDEVSVRKRVGMVFQQPNPFPKSIYDNVAYAPLKHGLVKKGKECDALVETSLIKSGLWNEVKDKLQQPGTSLSGGQQQRLCIARTIAIKPEIILMDEPTSALDPISTEKIEALMLELKQDYTIITVTHNMQQAARVADYTAFFHLGKLIEYDITETIFVNPHNKKTEDYITGRFG
- the pstA gene encoding phosphate ABC transporter permease PstA is translated as MIKRNKKNKQNNPFYDPTLRRRHASARRFKKFTITSLIFSVAFLAFFLFDMINKGLPAFNIAFVKVDVTFNEQTLDDTRLAVPSEFRTIVSRAALRDLPKLLEKNPQYKDTTQNLWILTNHQVDQYIKNHNHNLKDKDIAIVDELYAKGLIEKRFNSLFFLNGDSKIPEYAGIFSSVVGSILTLIITMLVAFPIGVMTAIYLEEFAGDNKFTRFIEININNLAAIPSILFGLLGLAIFINLFGMPRSSPLVGGLTLALMTLPIIIVSSRAALRAVPDSIRQAGYGLGLNKIQVTRDHVLPLAFPGILTGSIIGLAQAMGETAPLIIIGMIAFIPDAPSMVTQAATVMPAQLFTWAGMPEGMYIEKTAAGILVLLTILISLNAIAIYLRKKLEVKW
- the pstC gene encoding phosphate ABC transporter permease subunit PstC; protein product: MSSFQSQKKRRELNEKLIKSALIFAAAISILTTFGILFSILFEAVEFFKLRSFWYFLTGTEWTPGTANSKFGALPIFAGTFVITIIALLVAIPIGLGSAIYMSEYASPRLRDYLKPILEVLAGIPTVVYGFFAAITVAPFVVKAANFFGLDATFNSALASGVVMGIMIIPLVSSLSDDVIRAVPDSQRKAAFGLGMTHGETIKNIVLPSAMPGIISACLLALSRALGETMIVVMAAGLRPNLSINPLEDMTTVTVTIVNSLVGDFEFNSPETLSAFALGLVLFIVTLILNMISLSLIRKFKEKYKVNTL